The following coding sequences are from one Streptomyces sp. V3I7 window:
- a CDS encoding GNAT family N-acetyltransferase, which produces MTHEGVQSAGVRAAVAADVPAVKAVTDMAYHHYIERIGVVPQPMEADHMANVAGGKVFVTGSPVIGLVVVEAFSDHLFLDSIAVRPDAHGTGVGGRLLRFVDVRARELGLSEVRLYTNALMWENQKIYPRYGYEVVERRVDGPCDRIHYRKRLD; this is translated from the coding sequence ATGACACATGAAGGGGTCCAGAGCGCGGGGGTCCGCGCGGCCGTCGCCGCCGACGTGCCGGCCGTGAAGGCCGTGACCGACATGGCGTACCACCACTACATCGAGCGCATCGGAGTAGTGCCACAACCCATGGAGGCGGACCACATGGCGAACGTGGCGGGCGGAAAGGTGTTCGTCACCGGGTCGCCCGTGATCGGTCTCGTCGTGGTCGAGGCGTTTTCGGACCACCTGTTTCTCGACAGCATCGCCGTCCGCCCCGACGCGCACGGCACCGGCGTCGGCGGGCGGTTGCTGCGCTTCGTGGACGTCCGCGCGCGGGAGTTGGGGCTGAGCGAGGTGCGGCTCTACACCAATGCCCTGATGTGGGAGAACCAGAAGATCTATCCGCGGTACGGCTACGAGGTGGTGGAGCGGCGGGTGGACGGTCCC